In Mustelus asterias chromosome 16, sMusAst1.hap1.1, whole genome shotgun sequence, one DNA window encodes the following:
- the pou4f3 gene encoding POU domain, class 4, transcription factor 3, with product MMTMNGKQHLSMHQILQEPKYPNLHSSSEAVRRVCLPTPPLQGNIFGGFDETLLARAEALAAVDAVVHSKNHHHFKPDITYHNMSSVPCSSTSSTLPISPASTISSHHVHPGHQILDADLLDISPSLTGMGGMGGPDPSSMLSTQGHPHHLNSMGHLHQAMSMGHPHSFAAHNGMPCLNEVEADPRELEAFAERFKQRRIKLGVTQADVGAALANLKIPGVGSLSQSTICRFESLTLSHNNMIALKPVLQTWLEEAENAYREKANKPEMFNSSERKRKRTSIAAPEKRSLEAYFAIQPRPSSEKIAAIAEKLDLKKNVVRVWFCNQRQKQKRMKYSANH from the exons ATGATGACCATGAACGGGAAACAGCACTTGAGCATGCATCAAATTCTCCAGGAACCCAAGTACCCGAATCTGCACTCAAGCTCAGAGGCCGTGAGGAGAGTTTGCCTCCCAACCCCACCG CTACAGGGCAATATATTCGGCGGCTTTGATGAGACTCTGTTAGCCCGCGCTGAAGCTCTGGCTGCTGTGGATGCGGTCGTTCACAGCAAGAATCACCATCACTTCAAGCCGGACATCACCTATCATAACATGAGCAGCGTCCCCTGCAGCTCGACCTCCTCCACGCTGCCCATCTCCCCAGCGTCCACCATCTCCTCCCATCATGTTCACCCAGGGCACCAGATTTTGGACGCAGACCTCCTGGACATCTCTCCAAGCCTGACAGGAATGGGAGGAATGGGAGGACCAGACCCCTCGTCCATGCTCTCAACGCAAGGCCACCCTCACCACCTCAACAGCATGGGGCACCTTCACCAAGCCATGTCCATGGGGCACCCTCACTCCTTCGCCGCCCACAACGGCATGCCATGCCTCAACGAGGTGGAAGCCGACCCCAGAGAGCTGGAGGCTTTCGCCGAGAGATTTAAACAGAGGAGGATCAAGCTGGGGGTGACACAGGCTGATGTTGGCGCTGCCCTGGCCAACCTGAAGATCCCCGGGGTGGGCTCCCTGAGCCAGAGTACCATCTGCAGGTTTGAATCCTTGACTCTCTCTCACAATAACATGATCGCGCTGAAGCCGGTGCTGCAGACCTGGCTGGAAGAGGCGGAGAACGCCTACAGGGAGAAGGCGAACAAGCCCGAGATGTTCAACTCCAGCGAGAGAAAGCGCAAACGGACCTCGATCGCAGCGCCGGAGAAACGCTCTCTGGAAGCTTACTTCGCCATCCAGCCTCGGCCCTCGTCGGAAAAAATCGCAGCTATCGCAGAGAAACTCGACCTGAAGAAAAACGTCGTGAGGGTCTGGTTTTGCAATCAGAGACAGAAGCAAAAGCGAATGAAATATTCAGCAAATCACTGA